The following proteins are encoded in a genomic region of Bufo bufo chromosome 11, aBufBuf1.1, whole genome shotgun sequence:
- the LOC120981516 gene encoding olfactory receptor 12D2-like, translated as MEEVNETIVTEFILLGITDLRELQVFFFVTFLFFYLLSFLGNLSIVTVVSVDHVLHTPMYFLLGNLSFLDFFYATTTVPKMLSGLLVEDKKISFQGCIVQLHIFHFLGSTEAMLLASMSYDRYVAICNPLRYHILMARAMCLQLAFTSWLIGFLYSLFHTILTSRLPFCNKNKVKHFYCDIKPLLKLACTDTHINESLVNIVTGSVALGTFVLIMISYTFIATHLQNIRSDQGRSKAFSTCTSHLTVVLLYFGTAFCTYLRPATKDSLEQDRVTAVLFTVITPALNPIIYALRNKDVKRAFRKLFFEGLLLN; from the coding sequence ATGGAAGAGGTGAATGAGACCATTGTGACAGAATTCATACTTCTAGGCATCACCGATCTCCGGGAGCTACAAGTTTTCTTCTTtgtaacttttctttttttctacctCTTaagttttttgggcaatttaagCATTGTGACAGTGGTTTCTGTTGACCATGTTCTTCACACTCCAATGTACTTTCTATTGGGAAACCTTTCCTTCCTGGATTTCTTCTATGCCACCACAACAGTTCCCAAAATGTTGTCCGGTTTACTTGTGGAAGACAAGAAAATATCCTTCCAAGGTTGCATAGTCCAGCTCCACATCTTTCATTTCTTGGGAAGCACTGAAGCCATGCTCCTTGCATCAATGTCTTATGACAGATATGTTGCCATTTGTAACCCATTGAGATACCACATCCTTATGGCTAGGGCAATGTGTCTTCAACTAGCATTCACATCTTGGCTTATTGGTTTCTTATACTCATTGTTCCATACCATTTTGACTTCCAGGCTTCCTTTCTGCAACAAGAACAAAGTAAAACATTTCTACTGTGATATTAAACCTCTCTTGAAGTTGGCATGTACCGACACACATATCAATGAGAGCTTGGTCAACATAGTTACAGGTTCTGTAGCCTTAGGCACATTTGTTCTGATTATGATCTCCTATACCTTTATTGCAACTCATCTCCAGAATATCCGTTCAGATCAAGGTAGAAGTAAAGCCTTCTCTACCTGCACTTCTCACCTCACCGTGGTCCTTTTATATTTTGGAACTGCTTTCTGCACATATTTAAGACCGGCTACAAAAGATTCCTTGGAGCAAGATAGGGTTACTGCGGTGTTGTTCACAGTCATCACCCCTGCATTAAACCCCATTATCTATGCTCTGAGAAATAAGGATGTGAAAAGGGCTTTTAGGAAACTGTTTTTTGAAGGCCTACTTTTAAACTAA